The Glycine max cultivar Williams 82 chromosome 17, Glycine_max_v4.0, whole genome shotgun sequence genome contains the following window.
ATTTAAgagttaagaaaaagaaaggaagcaaCAAGAAGAAGCATGGGTCTGTGTCTGTCACCGCCATCAAATTTCTTCCTAAGGAGTTGCAAGTGGAGATTTTTGCCAAGGTGGCCACTCGCTCCGTATTTGACCACTGCATGATTAAACTATGTTGCAAAGAATTTCTTCGCGCAGCGGAGGATAATTACGTGTACCGTCACGCCTCCATGGAGAATTTTGCGTTGGTGCCGCTACCATGGTTCAAAGGCAATAATAAAGAATTCCCGTTTCTGAAACGTTGCAGGGAGAGCGGTAACTCGGAGATTTTGTACCGTGAAGGAATGGTTCAATATTTCACTTCTTCAATGATGGAATTGGGTCTCAAGAATTTGAAAGAGGCGGCGCTGGAGGGTCACCATGATGCCAAATATGTTTATTGCATGCTTTTGATGTGCGGTGAAGATGAATTAGGAGAAAGAAAGCAAGgttttgatctcttttgttccttGAAAGCGTCGTCCACGTCTCTTATTAGATGCAGAAAAAGGGTTAAATCTTTTGTCCAAAATATCTGGGTCAATAATAACCCTGCGATTAAAGATCACAAGTCATCATCTTTCTGCTGTTCTGGCACGTGTGATAGTTAGAGGCTTTCAAGAAGAAGATGGTCACCGTTTGAGGATAAAGAAGATGGCGGTAGTATTGGTATTTCGTGCGAACGTTGCGGTGCGGACTATGAACTTAGTTTGTTTCGCAACATATTTCGAGTCTAAGTTGAATTTCTCTTCCACACATGAGAATATAGGAAAACAAGTTCAAATAcactttgatttttctttctcttttcaaaaaaaatttccttCTTATATTTTAGGTTCAACTTACATCCTTGTATAGTCTAGTTCCAACTTGATTATAGaaacagaaaaatataaattaaacaaaatatgatCACGTTTTAATTGTTGATTAGTCTCATGTGCATCCATTTTGGATATATTGGAAGCCAACCTTCAAAGAGGCCCTCGATCAGTGGACACAAGGCTAATCAATGAAAACTCGATGGCGGCAGTGAAGACTAATTGGTGTAAGACAAGGCTCTTTTGCACCATTGCAGTAGTACGTTGAGCTTGGAGTTTTGAAATCTAATTTAATTGAAGTCAAAACCAAGCGATACACTAAATGTTATGGCTTATGGATTCTTGCAATCAAATCTTCCACTTTACGCATTAAACTATTGTCATTTCATAAATAGAGTTATCCAATTCAAATAAACATCGAGTGTCATCTAATAGACAAACATGCTTCAtacttacatattttaatttgcaGTTATTCATAACTAACTCAAGCATCCCTCTTTCTTCCAAAGATCATTTAAGATGCTTCGATCGAGAAACCAACAagtaaaaatagataattaaatgATCACATTTATTGTTAGTATATCGTATTTTCAGCAGAGGTAAAACCGCAAAACAAGAGCATGCAAGTCTTCTACTTCTGCACAGAATTTGAAGCACAGATAAAAGACTAAATATGACTTTAAATTCTTTGACCAATAATGATATGACAATAAAAACTAGTAGATCAGGATGCACTCCAAGAGAATAGTTGAATAGATTAGTGTTAAACCTCAGTAATGCATATAAAACTGGTAATTAGATTAATTGGTTCAATTTTAGTAAGTACACTGGCCAACAAGTATAAAACCGACAAGTCAGATACCATATATTCACAGAGATTGGTGTAATAGAGATCAATTCAATCAAACCATTAACATAAAGGCGAAGTAAATTATGTCTGTTACGAATATAAGTGCAAACAAAATAAATGCAGAAATTAAATCTAATGTTATATTTATCAAGatttagatattaattaatgatgGTCAGAGTAGTTAAAGATTCAAATTTCCTTATATTTTCACCTAGATTCCATACAATTAGTATTAGAAGTTGAGATTTCACTAAGATAGGTTAACCTTACGTTAAGCCCAATTCGTTGGTACAAAACTACTTTAAATTAACCCTAATGTTCTATTTTTTGTAATTCcattaaaatcaaatcaaacattaaGTGTGAAATTCACAATCACACATGCATCAAGAAGTACTATTCCTAAACTCATCCCAGTACGTGGTAATCAACTTAGATCAAGAATACATATATACGATTCCTCATCATACACATATTGTTAATCCATCTTAACGTACAATGATTAGTTGATAGATggtattaaaaatagaataacagGAACTTCTATTAAACCAAAGGGTTCAAACACAGAGGAATTCAATAGGGTTCATCTAAcccaaaatacaataaatttaacaaaacagagagaaaatacatatatgaaaacagaatttttgagaaaagtgtcacataattttatatccttattttatatctttaaaaacAGAATTTTTAAGGagatagttttttttgttgagcCAAGAGTATTGTATAAcatttgaaacaaaatatttaacatgatatttttgttataaaaaaaaagctttataATAACCAGGCACTTCTGGTatgacttatttaaaaaaaaaataactatgctaaaaaaatcatttttttctcacatGATTCACGGTGATTGTaaacttatttgaattttacaAATAGACAACTACTGTTTACGTCTTATTTTCATATGAAATAATTGAAAACTATTTATCTAAAGTGAATAAAGAGTACACTTTAGATATGAAATAATATATCCATGATCAGAGGCGTCCTTTTAATAACCGTTTTTGACTTGGTCCAAAcaactgatatatatatatatattactttctgAGAAAGCTTCCTGTCCTGTTAGATTTCAAACTTTAACAGTGGCTGGTTTAGGagtcaagaaaagaagaaatgaaaagcaGCATAAACACGATGGGTCTTTCACCACCGTAAAAGCTCTTCCAAAGGATATGCTGGTAGAGATTTTTGCCAAGGTGGCCACTCGCTCCATCTTCGACCTCTGCATGGTTAAACAATGCTGCAGAGAATTTCTTCACGCTGCGGAGGACGATTACGTGTACCGTCATGCCTCCATGGAGAATTATGCGTTGGTGCCACTGCAATGGTTGAAAGAATCATCATTTCTTAAACGTTGCAAGGAGAGTGGTAACTCGGAATTTGCGTATCGTGAAGGAATGGTTCAATACTTTACTTATTCAAGGGTAGAATTGGGTCTCAAGAATTTGAAAGAGGCAGCGCTGGAGGGTGATCACGATGAAGCCAAATATGTTTATTGCATGCTTTTGATGTGTGGTGAAGATGAATTAGGACAAAGAAAGCAAGGTTCTGATCTCTTATGTTCCTTGAAAGCGTCGTCCACGTCTCTTGTGAGATGCAGAAAGAGGGTAAAATCTTTTGTTGGAACCATGTGGCTGAATAATAAGCCTGTGGTTCCAAATCGCAAGTCATGTTTCTGCGGTTCTGACACGTCCGATAGTGAGAGATTGAAGAAGCTTTCAAGAAGCTTAAGATGGTCGTCTTTTGATGCCAACGTTGCGCTGCTGATCATGAACTTGGTTTGTTTTGCAACATGTTTGGAGTCTTAAGTTAAATTTGTCCTCCAGAAATAAGAGAATAACCAATCAAGAGAATGAGAATAGGAAATTAACCAAGTacaaatatacttttaatttttctttctatctatctatcttgaAGTTCTTGTTTTTTCAAAGGGAATTTTAGAAGCAGAAATATGATCACGTTCCTATATTGTCTATTATtctgacatatatatatatagatcgaTCCATTAGGTATCCTACAAAGAGTATGATTTTATAACAAGTTTTTCAGAAAAATCATAGGTCCACAtaggaatttttttaacaaattaattatcaatcatTGTTCCTGCTGAGTACGTGCTGGTAATACAGCCGACACGACCAAGATTTCTATCCGCATAAAAACTTTTCCTTCATTTGTAAATTAAGTTCTTTTGTTCTAGATTTGCATACTTTGCATtgacttattattaattatctaGGATTCTTTCTTGGATAGAAAGTGAGATTTCAATGGAGTTAGATTTAGCAATAGAGTTTCACAACGTGATAATTTAAGaacttgaattttaaaaaaaaaaatatatatccatGTTTAGTATCTGATAgtatttcaaaatcattgtctAAAAATTGAGTGGAAGAAGGAAAAAGCTGTTCCCACACATTACATGACTATATCATGTGATCATTCTCATTCGACCCTAGTGAGTGTTTGTCTCCAACTTTAGTTCTAGTCAATACCATATGCACTtagtttgtttgtgtttgtctcCAACTATAGTTCCAATTAATCACAGTACCATGCACTTTGTAGGTGTATATGCACGCGCGTGTGCAcaacttttcatttaatttaacatCTATTATTCCAAAgttaaatacttatttaatgACTAAATACATGACAAGACGTAGTGTATCATTCATGGTACTTCCTACATCGATCCTAAGTGGTGGTAAAAATACccataatagataaataattttctaaaacactcactttgataattaattttgagaaataatccattttgctaaaaaaaagtTGCATAACTTTAACATAGCATGTGGCaatatatcaattaattagttttaaagaattaattcatgcttttaatttgatttagttgttttttatatttttaaactcttctcacattaattaatattacatgtcTAACATAATGAATTTAAGTTATTAGTTTCTTACAATTTTTCcataataattagtaaaatgtACATGTTTATAATTACCGTTAATATATTCCagaattaattaactttaatcaatcaattaaaaatgaataatgctaattaaaataattaatataattaaattttttgggtgtaaaattcaattaactattgtatttcttatttttttataaattatataattacttataatttacttttataatttaaatttaattttaatatattataaacagTGAATTTTGTTGATTATTGTGTTTACTTTTCAATTCACTAATTTACATTTAACATagtttagagagagaaaaactaTTTGTTGACATGTGAACTTTCTgaaaaactataataataataataataattctctcataaatgtttgaattttaattcacCTAATGCGAAAGATTGATCTCTTTGTTTAAAACACTTGTAAgctaagtttaaaaaaaaaaaattcataatcaaaacacataatatattttcatattcttAGCAACTtagtcaataaaaataaaaaagtacaaatcattttttcttccttttaaaacaaaacatattCTCTATCGTACCCTATAACTAGACGCACTAAATAGGTGCATGTCTGAATATTGATCCATAGGtcaaacaacaaaatatatcaAGCGCATTTTGCTAATatcaatcttaattttttttttcaaacctgCTATTGTTAGTTATGATCGTGGATTTCTGGGGCTGAGCATCtctctttccttattttttctGAAACAGTCAGACAATCTTTGCTTgtagaagaaaaacaaagaatgaTCAATGATAAGATAACAGTGGTACAAAGTGAACGATGTGATGAtattatgatatataaatactataatttttatatagaatatacttgaaaggaaaaataagtttaacGTGCTATTAAATTATAGATTATAGATTGGCACttatgataagttttttttttgttacattgcTATTTATGACAAGATGGTGACTTTGatgatgattattttaaaagttatatttataaataaattcttaattaGTTGACAATCTAAAATTTagtgcataaaaaataaaatattattaaagttggtaaataaaaaaaaatattctactaatatattatttctttgCCACTAGCGATATTTACAAATTAGatttactttaaaatcttaaagcGAATGCAATACAACTATGCATCCTTGGGAAtatgttttccttttgtttttggaAACTCTTCCATTTGATATTGCTAATTCAATTTGTAATTTATCGGATAagtaaaaacagaagaaatagaTTATTGGAACAAATTAGGTATAGTTGTGACCATGATATTGCATAAGCATAAGCATCAACCATATACTACTTTTTAGAGCCGTAAAGGGCGTGGATTCTATACATCATTTGAAGTCAAACTGCAGATGACAGCTCCATCCATCGCTAACGCGGTTCTATACATCCAAAACAAGGCACTAGCTATACATTACTATAGCCCaatgttgtaacttgtaagcctatttacttttaactttattaaaattaatcttttaagttattcaatatttaatttactttttacgTGTGTTATAATAACGAAATcagttataaatatttattattaaatgaactcttgtattatctttaaaacaagatttatttgtcTCTTGCGTATATTTTCTCTTACGGTGTTTTCTACATAAATCTACGATATTACATTATtcctctcttctatttttcacaCTAACTGCATAAAAGAAGTAAATTTTACTAATCCTTGTATGTTTAACCATACtgttttattcaaaataagtttTCTAAAATAAACAGGATTTAGAATCTGTTAATTTGTCACCTATCATTTTTTTAGATcggaaaaaattatattagttgtAATGGTACCAGCAGTACCTATCATAACCTCATAATTTCAGCTCTTTCTTATTTATACCCttaatattatgataatttttttccttgatcccattttaatttagaataaactctcacccaattgatctttaaaaaaatgaaaaaaattcaaaatcaagtaaaaacttcaaacaataattaatcacctaaaattttattcttgtcttcggaataatatatatataagcatataaaaaattcataatgtcttgtatttattatatattttaataactattttattgaatatttataattgaataagtTAACAATTTTtagctaaaaaaattaacttgtaacTATCCAACAACTGTATAGCTAGGCCTAAAAAATACCccttaaaaatttgtatgtGAATAACATTGATCAACTgctttttatcaaatatgtcTCCGGAAAGCCATAGCCCTTAAATATTTTTgggtgaataatattttcattgaacAATAACCTCGCACCAActaaccatttttttaatcGTTAAATCAAAGTGCGCGTTTAGTTTAGGTGTGGAATAgacatttaaaaagaaaagattaactGAGGAAAAAGTTATTTTCAGCAATCGatacatttataattatttattgttacaATTAATTGTATAAATAACTTTTGTACTTGTATATGTTAGGtgaaaagttaatttaaaataatttatttcatttaaattgtCTAAAACAGTAAAACTAACTTTgtgtaagaaaattataaaagcaaggtataaaattatttattttagatagttttatatttaaaataattaaatattgaaaataaaatatcttcatTTTTTCCATGAAATCCATTTATGTCCTAAGACCAATCGAAGGGAATAATCTCAACTAAGTTGACACTATAACTTTTAATGATCCAAATAACACATTCCACTGCAtccataataaaatattaaaacaagaGTAAACTAAAGAAtccaataactttttattttgagCCAGAAGTCCACTAacttttaattatgtttaatatttatatgttgatggtataaaataattttacattattatttaattattaattattatttgaattattttaaaataattattttaaaagttaataaatttactgATTAATTCTAATTGGATGcttgcataaaaaattttacactattaatgcataatcatttttttctttaattataagttaaaaatgttacctttgattttaaaaaacactTACTAATCTTACCAAACATATTAgatatttcttataaatatgaacaataaatatagattattgaattatattttcaattttttaagtgaTCATATATTTATAACTGAGTTTAAGAGATATTTAAATTCATATTGGTCAATGTTAATAAGTTGGGGTAGattcgattttttttaaaaaaaaattctcaaaacaaATCAACTCAATCATGTTTTATTCAATTCAAGTTGGGTGGTCAAGTTTATGAATAAAACAATggcttaattacatttttatctttaatttagtatattttatcccaaaattttaagaaatttactaattttatcctaattatttttttattaacaagcaCGAAAAAATGGGgtaaactttataaaaaatataaaaatttaaatataaaatttgccaaaaaattggaagtaaaaagtaaaattatgttaagagtaaaataacataagataaaattcataaattttttagaagttaagagtaaaatatgtcaaattaatttgttgaaacaccttaaattaatttgttaaaacaaaatttctaaaaaataaaaaattaagaataaaaagtataattaagtctaaaataacaaaaaaatgtgaATCTAGCTTATTTCTTATTTAGTGAGTTGTCGTATTTAGCaaaatttctctttttaatataatgttttatttaatgcttgaacaaaagattttataaatacaaatatagtgtaattattaaatgatgttaaaatatgtgtctaattatttttaattataaaatatgtttttcaatgAGACACTGCACGTAATAGATTCTctgttttttatgtataaaataaagtaaCCGAAAAATCACCTTTAATTGTTTCAACGTTTGAGTCTAGAATGCATATTTTTCTTCCAGGTGTTTCCTCAAATGATTAGACGAATTGCATTCGATTTTAATATGTACCTAGACTAGATTAGGAAATTAAAATCTTCCCTGACGCGTTACGCCCCACCAACAACTGGAACAGcttcaattaatttaaataatacccTAGGCCCGCCAATTTATGATTATTGCTTTCAGTCAATGCTTAAATAAACCCAAAATATCAatctatttataagaaatatagttttttttagacATATTGTTTGctagttttcttttactatataTCCTTAATATGATTGctagttaaaatatttaattctatgaatatttttaaaataaaatttaaattcataatattattaattcaaataaaataatttaactttttttatcagtCATTATGAATTagtcatttactttttatataaaagattagATGTAAGATtgattaaaattcattaaaaacataaactttTATGGACCATATTTCttatgtaataaattttaactaatgaatatggtaaatagaatatattaaaacttgTACAGTAGTATTAATAATAGCCctgaatgtttttttattgcaaaaacaaaaaaatgtggtGTGAGTAGAATTATGGTGGTGTTTATGATAATGAGTGCGTGCGAAGCAATTACGAGTCACGTTAAAGTGAAGTGGCAGCACTCGTAATTACGAGGCAAATCTGATGGCATTTTGGCATAAACCGTCGTATATAATGTGAGAGAGCAGAAGTTCCTTCTCCTCTGTGTTGTGTTTTCTTTTGCCAACTCAACTTCGAACTCAAATCAAGcaatcaatttcaaatccaaaaatGGGGAGCTCCACAACCTTCTGTGCCTTCTTCCTCGTGTGTACGATCTTGTCCGTCCACGTGGCGCAATCCTCATCCTCCACCCTCGACCTGGACACCTTTTTCCTCCCTCTCAAATCCGGCTGCCGCGGATCCGTCGCCGAGTGCAGCCTCCTCGCCGGCGACGACGACACCGAGTTTCTGATGGAGTCGGAGAGCAACCGGCGCATTCTAGCAGGAAGGAGCTACATAAGCTACGGTGCGCTGAGAAGGAACACTGTCCCTTGCTCCCGACGTGGCGCCTCCTACTACAATTGCCGCCCTGGCGCTCAGGCCAACCCCTACAGCCGTGGATGCAGTGCTATCACCCGATGCAGGCGTTGAAAAAgttattcttctcttttaatttcatttttttttatatatatatatttttgtaattgatgAAAATTGTCATGCCACTACATATATACAAgtagagaagagaaagaagacaAGTAGAGATGAATAAAATCCAATTGCCGCCGTTTGTATCTGTATCTgtattgtaatttaatttaatcttaggtacacataatattattattattattatgatttggTTGTGCCAAAATTATTATCATggattgatttgtttttttattattattcttgtcGATCGTCGGTGGTTTCTGTTTGTGCATGTGTTCCTTCTTTTCCTCGTCGGAGATGAAAGAGAAGTTTGGGGATTATTGATGGCGGTGACTATAGATTTGGTACTCTACATGCCAGTGTTTGGTTTGGAAGGTAATGTGATTGTGAGCTGACATTATGGTtgcttttttggatgaaaaagaaaattatttcattGATTTAGGAATGTTTGGtttaatgtattaatttttataagaaaaaaatatagtttcataTCACGTAAAAATTGTCctagaaataatattaataattttctctAAAGAGAAGGGTAATGGGAACTAAAAATCCGAGTCTTTTTGGATGTTGCCTTTTGGATATGTGGCTTGAGAGAGAAGGGGGCTGGCATCTGTCCCTCCacgtttcctttttctttctattagtCGTTTTGCTGAAATTGAGGAATAAGAATAGTAGAAAACTAAGCTCATTTTatcaccaaaaaaatgaaaacaaaggcATAGGTCGCTTTCTATCCTTGCCCTTCtaagcaagaagaaaaaaaaaaaggggccaATACACTGGATGcccctctttcttttttgtcgGTTCAAGTACtcaagattattattattgttatgtgATTTTTGTTTAGGAGAAAAAAGTAACACACTATTGGTTAcatacaattttaaaatgtcaaacatttgttttttctttgccaGCCTCCAAGCCGCAGATATCGCAGCTATCTGCTACATAATTAGTAGTATTTTCAAGAGCTTTATATTGCAATTTTGACTTTCCATTAGTATGTAGTACTAACAATTACTGCTTTGGTTGAGTTAgttatcaaatttattatgGTCTTTACCCACGTTGGTAGTAATAGGGTAGTGATTTCATAAACAGAAGAAATCTGCCTTTAATTAAAACCTtggttttcttttgctttccatTCGAGGAGGGAATGGTATTCAGTTATTCTTATCCTCGATTAAAGGCAGGCTCAcatgcattattattattatccatCCGCATCATCAATTAAAATCAGTGAACGCGCTCCTATGATTATTATGATGGCATCTTTACCTTTTTTCTGTGTGACAACTAAAATACACCTCACAAACCCTTTGTCCCATTATCCTCTGTCCAACTATAATTTTGTCCAGAACCACCGATTTGAGAATGTAGAGCCCAAACCCGAAAGGCAAAGGCTCTTCTACATCTACATTCACACTTTGATagttattacattatttaatgTCTCTGAACGTGATTTTGCACGCACCAATGCCCAAATATCCCAATGAACTCTGCTAAGCTGTCAAAGATCATTGCGCTTGATGCAAccacattttgaaattaaaatacaaaaaaaaaactcaatataaTGAGAAAGAAAATCCAGCACAGCAATTCTTTAGCAGCACGTATACCTGGAGTTTTCGAGTTTCGACGATTTAGAAAAACGCGCAGATCATTCAAATTTCGGTGAGTATCCACCGAAGAAGTTTATCTTGAGGCAAATAGAGTGATTTAAAgtataaacattttttcataAAGGCAAATAATTTGTTTCTGTAATTATTGACTTaagattattaaattttcaCATGGTAATTGATTGTAAAAgcaatttttagatttaaatagaaaaaatatatacagaAGAGATGAAGttactctaaaaaaaaactatttttcatcTCATCATTATTGTTTTGAAATCTAATGACGGTAATAGGTCATTAATTTGTCTTCCgagaaaaataattcattaattttattcattagattttaaaagaataaataataaaaataaaagtaactttaaaatagttattgtcAAAGTAAATAACTTCATCGttcctcatatatatatatatatatatatatatatatatatatatatatatatatatatatatatatatatatatatatatatatatatatatatatatctaagaAAGTgatttagtttaaaataaaagattttttgcATCAAATCCCAGCTAACTAAAGAGAATTATCACACgaatagatattttttcttacataaccttacaaaaatatatttttcatcgtttgtttttttataaggatTGTCTGCATTCATAGAGTACTCTAACGATATCTGTAGTTAATATATAAGACATCTTAATAACTAGGAATTAATGGTTGTCCCTTTGCTTTCATTTATGTGATGTAAAAAGTTGCTTGTAAATAACTTATTACCTCGGCCAAAAAGCAAAGACATTTGTATCTTATTTTAGCTTGGACCTATCCTTGAGAGGAAGACAAGGGTTAAAATTTATTCCTCTTTCAGTTTCTTATGGTATTTTTTAAGATgagtttaattaaatatttgttcaaataaaatttattaaaataagttaagaaaacTTATCTTAATACATAAGTTCTGTTATGAAAATTATCATAACAAGATTCAAAAgactaataaaaatttaaattatcttcataaacttaaataaattattttaaacagaaAGAACATATTGTTAACATGTTCTGCTATTTACTTACATTACCCacctatataaaattaataacgaAATTTGTTCCTcccataattatataaaataagcacTCATGTGCCATATATATAAGATTTGGCAAACATTGGACTGTATCTCATTGGTGTTAATATCAAAATACCAATgaccaaaaataacaaaaaaaacgaAGCCATAAGTAAAGGTTGCTAACTTGTTGTGCTATTTATTTAGGATGTCTCCCCATATTCAATTAATGGTGAAAATT
Protein-coding sequences here:
- the LOC102667475 gene encoding putative F-box protein At1g67623; this encodes MGDLRVKKKKGSNKKKHGSVSVTAIKFLPKELQVEIFAKVATRSVFDHCMIKLCCKEFLRAAEDNYVYRHASMENFALVPLPWFKGNNKEFPFLKRCRESGNSEILYREGMVQYFTSSMMELGLKNLKEAALEGHHDAKYVYCMLLMCGEDELGERKQGFDLFCSLKASSTSLIRCRKRVKSFVQNIWVNNNPAIKDHKSSSFCCSGTCDS
- the LOC102665391 gene encoding F-box protein At2g35280-like, giving the protein MAAVKTNWLAGLGVKKRRNEKQHKHDGSFTTVKALPKDMLVEIFAKVATRSIFDLCMVKQCCREFLHAAEDDYVYRHASMENYALVPLQWLKESSFLKRCKESGNSEFAYREGMVQYFTYSRVELGLKNLKEAALEGDHDEAKYVYCMLLMCGEDELGQRKQGSDLLCSLKASSTSLVRCRKRVKSFVGTMWLNNKPVVPNRKSCFCGSDTSDSERLKKLSRSLRWSSFDANVALLIMNLVCFATCLES
- the LOC100775931 gene encoding protein RALF-like 33; this translates as MGSSTTFCAFFLVCTILSVHVAQSSSSTLDLDTFFLPLKSGCRGSVAECSLLAGDDDTEFLMESESNRRILAGRSYISYGALRRNTVPCSRRGASYYNCRPGAQANPYSRGCSAITRCRR